The Amblyomma americanum isolate KBUSLIRL-KWMA chromosome 3, ASM5285725v1, whole genome shotgun sequence genome window below encodes:
- the LOC144123764 gene encoding uncharacterized protein LOC144123764: IQCRIENARRGCRCLSEELCGGPLKRATARTTYGCTEWQPPVTAIDFNDCTRIFDCDCTCIVTLDGAKCFEGLSFLAAMETLYAAYFCLNMKYNQEVQATLEFIQR, encoded by the exons ATTCAGTGCCGAATTGAAAACGCAAGGCGCGGATGTAGGTGCCTTTCTGAGGAATTGTGTGGAGGGCCTCTGAAGAGGGCAACAGCAAGGACAACTTATGGCTGCACAGAATGGCAGCCACCAGTCACTGCCATAGACTTCAATGATT gcacaAGAATCTTTGACTGCGATTGTACGTGCATTGTGACACTCGACGGAGCGAAGTGCTTTGAAGGACTGAGCTTTCTGGCCGCCATGGAGACCCTGTATGCTGCTTACTTTTGTCTCAACATGAAATACAATCAAGAAGTGCAAGCCACATTGGAATTCATTCAGAGGTAA